A single genomic interval of Flavihumibacter rivuli harbors:
- the miaB gene encoding tRNA (N6-isopentenyl adenosine(37)-C2)-methylthiotransferase MiaB, whose translation MLDLTINKVHDEARQGEAFAPFADDPNQYKKRFYIESYGCQMNFSDSEIVASILNESGFGATRNYEEADLVLLNTCSIREKAEQTVRKRLTDFRKIKEGRPGMLIGVLGCMAERLKAKLLEEEKLVDMVVGPDAYRTLPGLIEEAETGQKAVNVLLSREETYADISPIRLDSNGVTAFVSIMRGCNNMCSFCVVPFTRGRERSRDAESIVKECRDLYNNGYKEVTLLGQNVDSYYYVNEEKDEIVNFANLLEKVALISPDLRVRFSTSHPKDITDEVLHTMARHENICKYIHLPVQSGNSRILQLMNRTYTREWYMAKVDRIREILPGCGISSDIIAGFCTETEEEHQDTLGIMEYSKYDMSYMFFYSERPGTLAARRYTDDIPEEVKKRRLQEIVDLQGRLSKESNEKDLGKTFKVLIEGNSKRSDNDWMGRNSQNKVIVFPKENYNLKKGDYVWVTVNDCTQATLIGKIQKLEA comes from the coding sequence ATCAACAAGGTACATGACGAGGCAAGGCAGGGAGAAGCCTTCGCCCCATTTGCAGATGATCCCAATCAATACAAGAAGCGTTTTTATATTGAAAGCTACGGCTGCCAGATGAACTTCTCGGACAGCGAGATCGTAGCCTCCATCCTCAACGAAAGCGGATTTGGAGCTACCCGTAACTATGAAGAAGCCGACCTGGTGTTGCTGAACACCTGCTCTATCCGTGAAAAGGCAGAACAGACGGTAAGGAAACGCCTGACCGACTTCAGGAAGATCAAGGAAGGCCGTCCCGGTATGCTGATCGGTGTATTGGGTTGCATGGCAGAACGCCTGAAAGCCAAATTACTGGAAGAAGAAAAGCTGGTGGACATGGTGGTGGGACCGGATGCCTACCGTACCCTTCCCGGGTTGATTGAAGAAGCGGAGACCGGTCAGAAAGCGGTAAATGTGTTGCTGAGCCGGGAAGAAACCTATGCCGACATCTCCCCCATCCGATTGGACAGCAACGGGGTGACCGCTTTCGTCAGCATCATGCGCGGATGCAACAACATGTGCTCCTTCTGCGTGGTTCCGTTCACCAGGGGCCGTGAGCGAAGCCGCGATGCTGAAAGCATTGTAAAGGAATGCCGGGACCTTTATAACAATGGTTATAAGGAAGTAACCTTGCTGGGCCAGAATGTGGACAGCTATTATTATGTGAATGAAGAGAAGGATGAGATCGTCAACTTTGCCAACCTGCTGGAAAAAGTGGCGCTGATCTCCCCTGACCTAAGGGTTCGCTTCAGCACCTCACATCCCAAGGACATTACAGACGAGGTGCTCCACACCATGGCCAGGCACGAAAATATTTGCAAGTATATCCACCTGCCGGTCCAGAGTGGTAATAGCCGCATCCTCCAGCTGATGAACCGCACCTATACCCGTGAATGGTATATGGCAAAGGTTGATCGCATCAGGGAGATCCTGCCCGGTTGTGGCATTTCTTCCGATATCATTGCAGGTTTCTGTACTGAAACCGAAGAAGAACACCAGGATACCCTGGGTATTATGGAGTACAGCAAGTACGACATGAGCTATATGTTCTTCTACAGTGAACGTCCGGGAACCCTGGCGGCCAGGCGCTATACGGATGATATTCCGGAAGAAGTAAAGAAAAGAAGGTTACAGGAGATCGTAGACCTGCAAGGCAGGTTGAGCAAGGAAAGCAATGAAAAAGACCTGGGTAAGACCTTTAAGGTATTGATCGAAGGGAATAGCAAGCGTAGCGACAATGACTGGATGGGAAGGAACAGCCAGAACAAGGTGATCGTATTCCCCAAAGAAAATTACAACCTGAAGAAGGGTGATTATGTTTGGGTGACGGTGAACGACTGTACACAGGCAACCCTTATCGGCAAGATCCAGAAGTTGGAAGCTTGA
- a CDS encoding sigma-54 interaction domain-containing protein, which yields MDIQSIKNRFGIIGNSPALNHALNVAAQVSNTDLSVLIVGESGVGKEAFSQIIHALSSRKHNPFIAVNCGAIPEGTIDSELFGHEKGAFTGAVDSRKGYFETVNGGTIFLDEIGEMPLGTQARLLRVLETGEFIRVGSSKVQKTDVRVIAATNRDLLETAQSGKFREDLYYRLSTVPIRVPSLRDRKEDIPLLFRKFAVDFAERYKTAPVQLDEEARQVLVNYSWPGNVRELKNIAEQISVLAPDKMVSASVLKRFIPEHPQNRLPMVVSQQGSSHGPEFSNERELLYKLFFDMKKDVTELKKMFVEILQNPSSAAAAAAYTKEALLHEYPGNVEFQPQPAVIPANYIQPVQPAMPPTMTPPQPAVILPHPHEDIHEHEEVEESLNIMDKEKELILKALKKHKGKRKDAAMDLGISERTLYRKLKEYDIND from the coding sequence ATGGACATTCAAAGCATAAAAAACCGATTCGGAATCATTGGTAACTCGCCGGCATTGAACCATGCGTTAAATGTTGCGGCGCAGGTGTCCAATACCGACCTGAGTGTACTGATCGTGGGTGAAAGCGGTGTAGGTAAGGAAGCCTTCTCCCAGATCATCCATGCCTTATCTTCAAGAAAGCACAATCCCTTTATCGCAGTGAACTGCGGTGCCATCCCGGAAGGAACGATAGATTCTGAATTGTTTGGGCACGAAAAAGGAGCCTTCACCGGTGCAGTGGATAGCCGTAAGGGATATTTCGAAACAGTTAATGGGGGTACCATATTCCTTGATGAGATCGGCGAAATGCCCCTTGGTACCCAGGCCCGCCTGTTGAGGGTACTGGAGACCGGTGAATTCATCAGGGTGGGTTCCTCCAAGGTCCAGAAGACAGATGTGCGCGTGATTGCGGCTACCAACAGGGACCTCCTGGAAACGGCCCAATCCGGTAAATTCCGCGAGGACCTCTATTACCGTTTGAGTACAGTTCCCATCAGGGTGCCTTCCCTGCGCGACAGGAAGGAAGATATCCCCCTCCTGTTCAGGAAATTCGCCGTTGACTTTGCCGAGCGCTACAAGACCGCTCCGGTGCAGCTGGACGAGGAAGCCCGGCAGGTATTGGTCAACTATTCCTGGCCAGGTAACGTTCGTGAACTGAAGAATATAGCAGAACAGATCTCCGTTCTCGCGCCTGATAAAATGGTTTCCGCTTCTGTATTGAAACGATTCATACCGGAACATCCCCAGAATCGGCTACCTATGGTCGTTAGCCAGCAAGGAAGCAGCCATGGACCGGAATTCAGCAACGAGCGTGAACTGTTGTACAAGCTCTTTTTCGATATGAAAAAGGATGTAACCGAGCTGAAAAAAATGTTCGTGGAGATCCTGCAGAATCCTTCCAGCGCAGCAGCAGCCGCGGCTTACACCAAGGAAGCCTTGCTGCATGAATATCCCGGTAATGTGGAATTCCAGCCCCAACCGGCAGTGATACCGGCCAATTATATCCAACCGGTGCAGCCGGCCATGCCCCCAACCATGACGCCCCCCCAGCCCGCAGTCATCCTGCCCCACCCTCATGAGGACATCCATGAGCACGAGGAAGTAGAAGAATCCCTCAACATTATGGATAAGGAAAAGGAGTTGATATTAAAGGCACTGAAAAAACATAAGGGCAAGCGTAAGGATGCCGCCATGGACCTTGGCATCAGTGAAAGAACCCTCTATCGGAAACTAAAAGAATATGACATCAATGACTAA
- the lptE gene encoding LPS assembly lipoprotein LptE: MTSMTKWTNIKWNGSRTLAMVMALAFSFLLPSCYSFKDISIPPDVKTCRIDYIDNKARYVNPTLSPQLTNKLRDKVIGQTRLALIQGEEADYLVTGYISDYSLTTTGISNKEAASNRLNITVHIEFKNRKDESKNFEADVTRNFDFSASLSLQQAEAQLNETIIRNLSDEIFNRIFSNW, translated from the coding sequence ATGACATCAATGACTAAGTGGACAAATATTAAGTGGAATGGTTCACGGACCCTTGCCATGGTAATGGCACTGGCTTTTTCTTTCCTGCTACCCTCCTGCTATTCCTTCAAGGATATTTCCATCCCCCCGGATGTTAAGACCTGCCGCATCGACTATATCGACAATAAGGCGAGGTATGTAAACCCGACATTGAGTCCCCAGCTAACCAACAAACTTCGCGATAAGGTGATCGGGCAAACCAGGCTGGCACTGATCCAGGGTGAAGAGGCAGACTATTTGGTCACAGGCTATATCAGCGATTACAGCCTTACCACTACAGGTATCTCCAATAAGGAAGCAGCCAGTAACCGTCTTAACATTACGGTCCATATCGAGTTTAAGAACAGGAAAGATGAAAGCAAGAACTTTGAGGCAGATGTCACCAGGAATTTCGATTTTTCCGCATCATTGAGCCTGCAGCAGGCCGAAGCCCAGTTAAATGAAACCATCATCCGGAACCTTTCCGATGAAATTTTCAACCGTATCTTCTCCAACTGGTAA
- the secG gene encoding preprotein translocase subunit SecG, giving the protein MVILFLVLVILAAVILGFIILVQNPKGGGLAGNVAGLSNQFMGVKQTTDVLEKGTWIFAAVVALLCLFSALFIPKTKGTEQNLLDQLNTKPAATAPAPAGTNQQPLAPAPAPANK; this is encoded by the coding sequence ATGGTTATCCTGTTTCTCGTATTAGTGATCCTGGCTGCTGTGATCCTTGGTTTCATTATTCTTGTACAAAATCCCAAAGGTGGTGGATTGGCAGGTAATGTTGCCGGCCTGAGCAACCAGTTCATGGGTGTGAAGCAAACAACCGACGTGCTGGAAAAGGGCACCTGGATCTTTGCTGCTGTTGTAGCCCTGCTCTGCCTGTTTTCTGCTCTCTTCATTCCTAAAACAAAAGGAACTGAGCAAAACCTGCTGGACCAGCTGAATACCAAGCCTGCTGCCACTGCGCCAGCCCCTGCCGGTACCAACCAACAGCCGTTGGCTCCTGCACCAGCTCCGGCCAACAAATAA